From the Alkalibacter rhizosphaerae genome, one window contains:
- the gatA gene encoding Asp-tRNA(Asn)/Glu-tRNA(Gln) amidotransferase subunit GatA: MKMTKYRTIHEIKALIEKGETTYEEVMGAYINRIDQVEGTVDSFLQVLKEEALNQAKAADENKDDKTSPLFGIPYGLKDNICMEGVETTCASKILTGFIPPYSATVAEDLKNSGAVVLGKANMDEFAMGSSNENSSIKPTKNPWDPSRVPGGSSGGSAACVAADEVVFALGSDTGGSIRQPASFCGVVGLKPTYGLVSRYGLIAFASSLDQIGPITKDVTDCALVLNQIAGHDEKDSTSVDREKEDYTSYLQKDIKGMKIGIVEEYFGEGLQPDVRKRLEEAVEVYKSLGAQLVDVKLPTSDYALSAYYIISSAEASSNLARYDGIRYGFRAEGFDDLLDLYKKTRSQGFGEEVKRRIMLGTYALSSGYYDAYYKKALQVRTLIKEDFDKALSQCDVILSPTCPTTAFKLGEKSSDPLEMYLSDIYTVPVNIAGIPAISIPCGLDEQGLPVGMQLIGRDFGEKDILKAAYAFEQATKHHLNRPTLQEAR, from the coding sequence ATGAAGATGACGAAATATCGCACCATACACGAGATCAAGGCCCTGATCGAAAAAGGGGAGACCACCTACGAAGAAGTGATGGGAGCCTACATCAATCGGATCGACCAGGTGGAAGGCACCGTCGACAGTTTTTTACAGGTATTGAAGGAAGAAGCCTTGAACCAGGCCAAAGCCGCCGATGAAAACAAGGATGATAAGACAAGCCCTCTTTTCGGGATCCCATACGGATTAAAGGACAACATCTGCATGGAGGGGGTGGAGACCACCTGTGCATCCAAGATCCTGACAGGCTTTATTCCCCCCTACAGTGCAACTGTAGCGGAAGATCTGAAAAACAGCGGGGCGGTTGTTCTTGGGAAAGCCAACATGGATGAATTTGCCATGGGATCTTCCAACGAAAACTCCTCCATCAAACCGACGAAAAACCCTTGGGATCCGTCCCGGGTGCCGGGAGGCTCCAGCGGCGGATCCGCCGCCTGCGTGGCTGCCGACGAAGTGGTTTTCGCCCTGGGTTCCGATACGGGCGGATCCATTCGCCAGCCTGCATCTTTTTGCGGCGTGGTGGGTCTCAAGCCCACCTACGGACTGGTTTCCCGCTACGGACTCATTGCCTTTGCATCTTCCTTGGACCAGATCGGACCCATCACCAAAGACGTTACCGACTGCGCCCTGGTCCTCAACCAGATCGCCGGTCACGACGAGAAGGATTCCACTTCCGTGGACCGGGAGAAGGAAGATTACACTTCCTACCTGCAAAAGGACATCAAGGGCATGAAGATCGGCATCGTGGAAGAGTACTTTGGAGAAGGTTTGCAGCCGGATGTCCGAAAGCGTCTGGAAGAAGCTGTGGAAGTATACAAGAGCCTGGGGGCTCAACTGGTGGATGTCAAACTGCCCACCTCCGACTACGCCTTGTCCGCCTACTACATCATATCTTCGGCGGAAGCCAGCTCCAACCTGGCCCGCTACGACGGGATCCGCTACGGGTTCCGGGCGGAAGGATTCGACGATCTTTTGGACCTCTATAAAAAGACAAGAAGCCAGGGATTTGGGGAAGAAGTCAAGCGCCGGATCATGCTGGGAACCTATGCCCTCAGCAGCGGCTATTACGATGCCTACTATAAGAAAGCACTCCAGGTGAGGACCCTGATCAAGGAAGACTTTGACAAGGCCCTGTCCCAGTGCGACGTGATCCTTTCTCCCACCTGCCCCACCACGGCCTTCAAGCTGGGGGAGAAGAGTTCGGATCCCTTGGAAATGTACCTATCCGACATCTACACTGTACCGGTGAACATCGCTGGTATCCCCGCCATCTCCATCCCCTGCGGATTGGATGAACAGGGACTGCCTGTCGGCATGCAGCTGATCGGACGGGATTTTGGAGAAAAGGACATCCTGAAAGCGGCCTATGCCTTCGAGCAGGCCACCAAACATCACTTGAACCGACCCACGTTACAGGAGGCGAGATAA
- the gatB gene encoding Asp-tRNA(Asn)/Glu-tRNA(Gln) amidotransferase subunit GatB yields MEYEIVIGLEIHSELDTKSKIFCGCSTAFGGEENTQTCPVCLGLPGVLPVMNKKVVEYAVKAGIATNCTIARFSKMDRKNYFYPDLPKAYQISQFDLPICEHGTVEINVDGVKKNIGITRIHMEEDAGKLIHAAGGTLADNNRCGVPLIEIVTEPDMRSAAEARALAEKIKTILEYTEVSDCKMQEGSLRFDVNLSVRKPGEPFGTRTEMKNLNSFRALERAVEVESKRQIFEIERGNPIIQQTRKWDDDKGESYALRSKEEAHDYRYFPDPDLVPVVLTEEYIQNIKGSMPILPWVRKVRYMEDYNLSEYDADILVSSRETAEFFEGTVAVCKDAKTAANWLMGDIAATLNEKGQTMADVTFTPAQLGEMIGLINDKTISSSIAKQVLQEMFATGKDPKVIVEEKNLAQMSDTSELKGMVLDVMKANPQSVEDLKNGKEKAIGFLVGQIMRQTKGKANPQMVNELIRELIDQV; encoded by the coding sequence ATGGAATACGAAATCGTCATTGGACTGGAAATACATTCGGAACTGGATACCAAATCCAAGATCTTCTGTGGCTGCAGCACCGCCTTTGGTGGAGAGGAAAACACCCAGACCTGTCCCGTTTGCCTGGGACTGCCCGGCGTGTTGCCCGTCATGAACAAAAAAGTGGTGGAATATGCCGTCAAAGCCGGCATCGCCACCAATTGCACCATTGCCCGTTTCAGCAAGATGGACCGGAAAAACTATTTTTATCCGGACCTTCCCAAAGCCTATCAGATCTCCCAGTTCGACTTGCCCATCTGTGAGCACGGAACCGTGGAGATCAACGTGGACGGGGTGAAAAAGAACATCGGCATCACCCGGATCCACATGGAGGAAGACGCAGGCAAGCTGATCCATGCGGCAGGCGGTACTCTGGCGGACAACAACCGCTGCGGTGTCCCTCTTATCGAGATCGTTACGGAACCGGACATGAGAAGTGCGGCGGAAGCCCGAGCCCTGGCGGAGAAGATCAAGACCATCCTGGAATATACGGAAGTGTCCGACTGCAAGATGCAGGAAGGTTCCCTCCGATTTGACGTCAACCTGTCCGTTCGCAAGCCGGGAGAACCCTTCGGGACCCGGACGGAGATGAAGAACTTGAATTCTTTCCGGGCCCTGGAACGGGCCGTGGAAGTGGAGTCCAAGCGGCAGATCTTCGAGATCGAACGGGGAAATCCCATCATCCAACAGACCAGAAAGTGGGATGACGACAAGGGGGAGAGTTACGCCCTTCGAAGCAAGGAAGAAGCCCATGATTATCGATACTTTCCCGATCCGGACCTGGTTCCCGTCGTCCTGACGGAGGAATACATCCAAAACATCAAGGGATCCATGCCCATCCTTCCATGGGTGCGCAAAGTCCGCTATATGGAAGACTACAACCTTTCCGAATACGATGCGGATATCCTGGTCTCCAGCCGGGAGACGGCGGAGTTTTTTGAAGGCACTGTGGCCGTCTGCAAGGACGCCAAAACGGCTGCAAACTGGCTCATGGGCGACATTGCCGCCACCCTCAACGAAAAGGGACAAACCATGGCGGACGTGACCTTTACCCCGGCCCAGCTGGGAGAAATGATCGGTCTGATCAACGACAAGACCATCAGTTCCAGCATTGCAAAGCAGGTCCTCCAGGAAATGTTTGCAACCGGCAAGGACCCCAAGGTCATTGTAGAAGAGAAGAACCTGGCCCAAATGAGCGATACTTCCGAACTGAAAGGGATGGTGCTGGATGTAATGAAAGCCAATCCCCAGTCCGTGGAAGACCTGAAAAACGGAAAAGAAAAAGCCATCGGTTTCTTGGTGGGACAGATCATGCGACAGACAAAAGGAAAGGCCAATCCCCAGATGGTCAATGAATTGATCCGGGAGTTGATCGACCAAGTGTAA
- a CDS encoding AIR synthase family protein, giving the protein MEIGKVSNQLLDEIVFSKIKYRHEDVLVGSGLSEDCSLISFGDQICVISTDPITATASNIGRLSVLVSGNDVATKGVKPFGIMVTVLAPPSATIEELRDVIGQVIDECNRQEVELIGGHTEVTDAVNRIVFSATSLGKGLKKEIVYDRLVKEGDRIILTKYAGCEGTVILYDEFPEEIHPLLNDREHREVEQLRHFLSVTKEGVLAARLGAAYMHDVTEGGVLGAIWESANKFGLGVHIQEMAIPILSATRKIASHFGMDPLKLISSGMMLIAAEEEKATAIVAELTKEKIPAAIVGGFTEKNLLLKTPGGTKEIHPPQSDELYKAYR; this is encoded by the coding sequence ATGGAAATAGGAAAGGTATCCAACCAGCTGTTGGATGAGATCGTCTTTTCAAAAATCAAATATCGCCATGAAGACGTTCTGGTGGGCAGCGGATTGTCGGAGGATTGCAGCCTGATCTCCTTTGGAGACCAGATCTGCGTCATATCTACGGACCCCATCACCGCCACCGCCTCCAACATCGGACGACTCTCCGTGCTGGTTTCAGGCAACGATGTGGCTACCAAAGGGGTCAAGCCCTTTGGCATCATGGTCACCGTCCTGGCACCCCCCAGCGCCACCATCGAAGAGCTCCGGGACGTGATCGGACAGGTCATCGACGAGTGCAACCGGCAGGAAGTGGAACTGATCGGCGGCCATACGGAAGTGACGGATGCGGTGAACCGGATCGTGTTCTCCGCCACCAGCCTTGGGAAAGGCCTGAAAAAGGAGATCGTCTACGACCGACTGGTGAAGGAAGGCGACCGGATCATCCTCACCAAGTACGCCGGCTGCGAAGGGACCGTCATCTTGTACGATGAATTCCCGGAAGAGATCCATCCCCTTTTAAACGACCGGGAACACCGGGAAGTGGAGCAGCTGCGCCATTTTCTCAGCGTCACCAAGGAAGGGGTGCTGGCGGCCCGATTGGGCGCCGCCTACATGCACGATGTAACGGAAGGTGGAGTTCTGGGAGCCATTTGGGAGAGCGCCAACAAATTTGGCCTGGGGGTCCACATCCAGGAGATGGCCATCCCCATCCTGTCTGCAACCAGAAAGATCGCCTCCCACTTTGGGATGGACCCGCTGAAATTGATCTCCAGCGGCATGATGCTCATTGCAGCAGAGGAAGAAAAGGCGACGGCCATCGTCGCGGAGTTGACGAAAGAAAAGATACCGGCAGCCATCGTGGGAGGGTTCACAGAGAAGAACCTGTTACTTAAAACACCGGGCGGGACCAAAGAGATCCATCCTCCCCAAAGCGACGAGCTGTATAAGGCATATAGATAG
- the rph gene encoding ribonuclease PH: MTRFDGRNNEELRNIKVTKDFTMYADGSVLIESGNTRVLCTAMVEDKVPPFLRGQGKGWVTAEYNMLPSATQVRKQREMSRGKADGRNVEIQRLIGRTLRSVVDLDRLGERTLWVDCDVLQADGGTRTAAITGAFIALMEALHKLVERGALEKIPVKTQVAAVSVGVVDGEAMLDLCYVEDSAAEVDMNIVMTAHGEIIEIQGTGEERPFTKEEFSRLMELAELGIRQLVDIQRQELSHVEF, translated from the coding sequence ATGACAAGATTTGACGGACGAAACAACGAGGAACTAAGAAATATAAAGGTAACAAAAGATTTCACCATGTACGCAGACGGCTCGGTGCTCATCGAGTCGGGTAACACCAGGGTACTTTGCACCGCCATGGTGGAAGACAAGGTGCCCCCCTTTCTGAGAGGTCAGGGAAAGGGCTGGGTCACGGCGGAGTACAACATGCTGCCAAGCGCCACCCAGGTGCGAAAACAGCGGGAAATGAGCCGGGGAAAGGCAGACGGACGCAACGTGGAGATCCAGCGGCTGATCGGCCGGACCCTCCGAAGCGTGGTGGATCTGGACCGCTTGGGCGAGAGGACCCTTTGGGTGGACTGCGACGTGCTGCAAGCTGACGGCGGGACCAGGACGGCAGCCATCACCGGAGCCTTCATCGCGCTAATGGAGGCCCTGCATAAGCTGGTGGAAAGGGGAGCCTTGGAAAAGATCCCTGTGAAGACCCAGGTGGCGGCAGTCAGCGTCGGCGTAGTGGACGGAGAAGCCATGCTGGATCTGTGCTACGTGGAAGATTCAGCAGCGGAAGTGGACATGAACATCGTCATGACGGCCCATGGAGAGATCATCGAGATCCAGGGAACGGGAGAAGAGCGCCCCTTTACCAAGGAAGAATTTTCCCGATTGATGGAACTGGCAGAGCTGGGGATCCGCCAGCTGGTGGATATTCAGCGCCAAGAGCTGTCCCACGTGGAATTTTAA
- the rdgB gene encoding RdgB/HAM1 family non-canonical purine NTP pyrophosphatase, with protein sequence MKIVIATGNRHKKVEVGQILGEDLFDLSTMKEEGLDLDIVEDGDSFEENALIKAREVKAHTPYAVLADDSGLEVDFLNNAPGIYSARYAGEEANDARNNEKLLEALKDVPEEKRTARFVCVIAYIDEKGEEFLFRGKCPGRIAFALQGEGGFGYDPLFLVEGGNKTYAQLTEEEKNAISHRAVALQKAMPLLEKHAKEQDS encoded by the coding sequence ATGAAGATCGTCATTGCAACGGGAAATCGGCACAAGAAAGTAGAAGTGGGGCAGATCCTGGGAGAGGATCTTTTTGACCTGTCCACCATGAAGGAAGAGGGTCTGGATCTGGACATCGTAGAGGATGGAGACAGCTTTGAAGAAAACGCCCTCATCAAGGCTCGGGAGGTAAAAGCCCATACCCCATATGCTGTTTTGGCTGACGATTCCGGTCTGGAGGTGGATTTTCTAAACAATGCTCCTGGAATCTATTCCGCCCGCTATGCCGGCGAGGAAGCCAACGATGCCAGGAACAACGAAAAGCTGCTGGAAGCCTTGAAGGATGTTCCGGAAGAAAAAAGGACGGCCCGGTTCGTCTGCGTCATCGCCTACATCGACGAAAAGGGAGAAGAATTCCTGTTTCGGGGGAAATGCCCAGGCAGGATCGCCTTTGCGCTACAGGGAGAAGGCGGATTCGGTTATGATCCCCTGTTTCTGGTGGAAGGTGGAAACAAGACCTATGCTCAGTTGACGGAAGAAGAAAAGAACGCCATCAGCCATCGGGCCGTGGCCCTGCAAAAGGCCATGCCCTTGCTGGAAAAACATGCAAAGGAGCAGGATTCATGA
- a CDS encoding metallophosphoesterase family protein — translation MNILVFSDSHRNTKRMLEVVRNSENTDLILHLGDNTEDAKKIAEITDTPLVVIKGNTDYTDEPEELLLEKEGFKLLLTHGHRFKIKSGLQSLYYRSKELGADLALYGHSHVASNEEIGGIVFLNPGSIGDKRGQKYYSYGKITLKNKALDVAICYLP, via the coding sequence ATGAACATTCTGGTATTCAGCGACAGCCACCGCAATACGAAACGGATGTTGGAGGTGGTGCGAAACAGCGAAAATACGGATCTGATCCTCCATCTTGGAGACAATACAGAAGATGCAAAAAAGATCGCAGAAATCACCGATACGCCCCTTGTAGTGATCAAAGGGAACACGGATTACACGGACGAACCAGAAGAGCTCCTGCTGGAAAAGGAAGGGTTCAAGCTGCTTTTGACCCACGGCCACCGCTTCAAGATCAAAAGCGGTCTGCAAAGCTTGTATTATCGTAGCAAGGAGTTGGGAGCGGATCTGGCACTGTACGGACACTCCCACGTGGCAAGCAACGAAGAGATCGGCGGCATCGTCTTTTTGAACCCGGGGAGCATCGGCGACAAGCGTGGTCAGAAGTACTACAGCTACGGAAAGATCACCCTGAAAAACAAGGCTCTGGACGTGGCCATTTGCTATCTTCCATAA
- a CDS encoding helix-turn-helix domain-containing protein, producing MAVSYNKLWKLLVDRRMSKADLRKAVGVSPNTFTKMNKNEEVSLTVLGRICKTLDCDYGDIISYVSGEDELESTSEQNYLC from the coding sequence ATGGCTGTTTCGTATAATAAATTGTGGAAGCTTCTTGTAGACCGGAGGATGAGCAAAGCCGATCTACGAAAGGCGGTAGGGGTCTCTCCCAATACTTTCACAAAGATGAACAAGAACGAGGAAGTTTCCTTGACCGTCCTCGGAAGGATCTGCAAAACATTGGATTGCGACTATGGAGACATCATTTCCTACGTATCCGGAGAAGACGAGTTGGAGAGTACGTCCGAACAGAACTATTTGTGTTAA
- a CDS encoding type I restriction-modification system subunit M produces the protein MSDRKRDQERAELHKTIWGIANDLRGSVDGWDFKQYVLGMLFYRYVSENLVSYINRGEREAGVEDFDYTNLTDPEAETAREDLVQTKGFFILPSELFQNVRKNAASDENLNETLEQAFRNIEASAKGAASEDDFKGLFDDIDVNSNKLGGTVAKRNEKLVKLMNGVAAMKLGDYMDNTIDAFGDAYEYLMGMYASNAGKSGGEYYTPQEVSELLTRITLVGKTEVNKVYDPACGSGSLLLKFAKILGKENVRQGFFGQEINITTYNLCRINMFLHDIDYDKFDIGHGDTLKDPMHWDEEPFEAIVSNPPYSIKWDGDADPLLINDPRFSPAGVLAPKSKADLAFVMHSLSWLATSGTAAIVCFPGVMYRSGAEKKIRKYLIDNNYVDCVIQLPDNLFFGTSIATCIMVLKKSKKDNKTLFIDASKECIKVTNSNQLTSKNIETIVETYAQKKNKDHFSRLVPNQEIEEQDYNFSVSTYVEQKDTREIIDITVLNKEIEEIVAREQILRDEIAKIIAEIEVDA, from the coding sequence ATGAGCGACAGAAAAAGGGACCAGGAACGAGCAGAACTGCACAAAACCATTTGGGGGATCGCCAACGATCTTCGGGGAAGCGTGGATGGTTGGGACTTTAAACAATATGTACTGGGCATGCTGTTCTACCGATATGTATCTGAAAACCTTGTAAGTTATATCAACCGGGGAGAAAGGGAAGCGGGTGTCGAAGATTTCGACTATACCAATTTGACCGATCCTGAAGCGGAAACCGCAAGGGAAGATCTGGTGCAAACCAAAGGCTTTTTCATCTTGCCCAGCGAGCTGTTCCAAAATGTTCGGAAGAATGCAGCAAGCGACGAAAACCTCAATGAAACGTTGGAGCAGGCATTCCGAAATATAGAAGCATCTGCCAAGGGAGCAGCCAGTGAAGATGATTTCAAGGGCCTCTTTGACGACATCGATGTCAACAGCAACAAGCTGGGCGGAACGGTCGCAAAGAGAAACGAGAAGCTGGTCAAGCTCATGAACGGCGTTGCTGCAATGAAGCTTGGCGATTACATGGACAACACCATCGATGCCTTTGGGGATGCCTACGAATATTTGATGGGCATGTATGCCTCCAACGCCGGAAAGAGCGGAGGGGAGTACTATACTCCACAAGAAGTCAGTGAACTCCTTACCAGGATCACTTTGGTTGGGAAGACGGAAGTCAACAAGGTCTACGACCCTGCCTGTGGATCCGGATCCCTGTTATTAAAATTTGCCAAAATCTTGGGGAAAGAAAATGTACGACAAGGCTTTTTCGGGCAGGAAATCAATATCACCACCTACAACCTTTGCCGGATCAACATGTTCCTGCACGATATCGACTATGACAAGTTTGACATCGGTCATGGAGATACCTTAAAAGATCCTATGCACTGGGATGAAGAGCCATTTGAAGCCATCGTTTCCAATCCGCCATATTCCATCAAATGGGATGGGGATGCGGATCCGTTGTTGATCAATGATCCTAGGTTTTCGCCAGCTGGAGTGCTGGCACCCAAATCCAAGGCAGATCTGGCCTTTGTCATGCACTCCTTGTCTTGGTTGGCCACCAGCGGAACGGCAGCCATCGTTTGTTTTCCGGGCGTCATGTACCGAAGCGGCGCAGAGAAGAAGATCCGAAAATACCTGATCGACAACAACTATGTTGATTGTGTGATCCAGTTGCCGGACAATCTGTTTTTTGGTACCAGCATTGCTACATGCATCATGGTCTTGAAAAAATCCAAGAAGGACAACAAGACCCTCTTTATCGATGCATCCAAGGAATGCATCAAGGTGACCAACAGCAACCAGCTGACGTCCAAGAATATAGAGACCATTGTGGAAACTTATGCCCAAAAGAAAAACAAAGACCATTTTTCCAGGTTAGTTCCCAATCAAGAGATTGAAGAGCAAGACTATAACTTCTCTGTATCTACATACGTAGAGCAGAAAGATACACGGGAGATCATCGATATAACTGTCCTGAACAAGGAGATCGAAGAAATCGTTGCTAGGGAGCAAATACTGCGGGATGAGATTGCCAAAATCATTGCAGAGATCGAGGTGGACGCATGA